A single genomic interval of Natator depressus isolate rNatDep1 chromosome 14, rNatDep2.hap1, whole genome shotgun sequence harbors:
- the LOC141998246 gene encoding uncharacterized protein LOC141998246 isoform X2 — MALSTCSGRDEGYKLVVRDHFEAGMRELVCFAQHLLEAEEDPNAHGKIWERIEAASREMSAAEEELGRQLKIVDARTEELVAKKKSLQDEQEEKKGNLKDLRRQLDFCRSSEREARERLEKANRHLREMQAELQRKREEAERNRLQRDIGIGLMFIPLLGTIAGSVLVGCGQVALDAANKAAGEAQDAVHRHTNEAARCSADVRRYDEQERRVEAEIAANEPRLAQIDVERQALAVLQGEIVALQNGLRKCVTFMNGLVGKVCVAKRLTEDLLIYEELANVLGEVVQHILPTMSPGGEAGTRFLATGELQGLIDKLKSGSCSLRARADAESAAIEF; from the exons ATGGCTCTTTCGACTTGCTCTGGACGAGATGAGGGTTATAAGCTGGTCGTCCGGGACCATTTTGAGGCAGGGATGAGGGAACTGGTGTGTTTCGCCCAACACCTACTTGAAGCCGAGGAAGATCCGAATGCACACGGGAAAATCTGGGAACGAATTGAGGCAGCTTCCCGAGAGATGTCAGCAGCAGAAGAGGAGCTGGGAAGGCAGCTGAAGATCGTAGATGCCAGAACCGAGGAGTTAGTAGCAAAGAAGAAAAGCCTGCAGGACGAGCAAGAGGAAAAGAAAGGGAACCTCAAGGACTTAAGGAGACAGCTGGACTTTTGCCGCAGCTCAGAAAGAGAGGCCAGAGAGAGGCTGGAAAAGGCCAACAGGCACCTCAGAGAAATGCAGGCTGAGCTGCAGAGAAAACGAGAGGAAGCAGAACGCAACCGACTGCAACGAGATATCGGCATTGGGCTGATGTTTATTCCTCTCCTGGGGACAATTGCGG GCTCCGTCTTGGTCGGCTGTGGGCAGGTAGCTTTGGATGCCGCCAATAAAGCCGCAGGCGAGGCCCAGGATGCCGTTCATCGACACACGAATGAAGCGGCCAGGTGCTCAGCAGACGTCCGCAGGTACGATGAGCAGGAGCGGCGGGTGGAGGCCGAGATCGCGGCCAACGAGCCGCGCCTGGCTCAGATAGACGTGGAGCGACAGGCGTTGGCCGTGCTACAGGGGGAGATCGTCGCCCTGCAGAATGGGCTGCGGAAATGTGTTACCTTCATGAACGGGCTAGTGGGGAAGGTCTGTGTGGCAAAGAGGCTCACCGAGGACCTGCTGATCTACGAGGAGCTAGCCAACGTCCTCGGAGAGGTCGTTCAGCACATCTTACCCACAATGAGCCCGGGAGGCGAGGCTGGCACGAGATTCCTGGCCACGGGGGAACTCCAGGGCCTCATTGACAAGTTAAAGTCGGGCAGCTGCAGCCTCAGAGCCCGGGCAGACGCCGAGTCAGCAGCAATTGAGTTTTAG
- the LOC141998246 gene encoding uncharacterized protein LOC141998246 isoform X1, protein MALSTCSGRDEGYKLVVRDHFEAGMRELVCFAQHLLEAEEDPNAHGKIWERIEAASREMSAAEEELGRQLKIVDARTEELVAKKKSLQDEQEEKKGNLKDLRRQLDFCRSSEREARERLEKANRHLREMQAELQRKREEAERNRLQRDIGIGLMFIPLLGTIAGTGISTQNSNGQWRLQEQWDSYPQCNTPEVDACLGSVLVGCGQVALDAANKAAGEAQDAVHRHTNEAARCSADVRRYDEQERRVEAEIAANEPRLAQIDVERQALAVLQGEIVALQNGLRKCVTFMNGLVGKVCVAKRLTEDLLIYEELANVLGEVVQHILPTMSPGGEAGTRFLATGELQGLIDKLKSGSCSLRARADAESAAIEF, encoded by the exons ATGGCTCTTTCGACTTGCTCTGGACGAGATGAGGGTTATAAGCTGGTCGTCCGGGACCATTTTGAGGCAGGGATGAGGGAACTGGTGTGTTTCGCCCAACACCTACTTGAAGCCGAGGAAGATCCGAATGCACACGGGAAAATCTGGGAACGAATTGAGGCAGCTTCCCGAGAGATGTCAGCAGCAGAAGAGGAGCTGGGAAGGCAGCTGAAGATCGTAGATGCCAGAACCGAGGAGTTAGTAGCAAAGAAGAAAAGCCTGCAGGACGAGCAAGAGGAAAAGAAAGGGAACCTCAAGGACTTAAGGAGACAGCTGGACTTTTGCCGCAGCTCAGAAAGAGAGGCCAGAGAGAGGCTGGAAAAGGCCAACAGGCACCTCAGAGAAATGCAGGCTGAGCTGCAGAGAAAACGAGAGGAAGCAGAACGCAACCGACTGCAACGAGATATCGGCATTGGGCTGATGTTTATTCCTCTCCTGGGGACAATTGCGG gcactgggatctcaacccagaattccaatgggcagtggagactgcaggaacagtgggatagctacccacagtgcaacactccggaagtcgacgcttgcctcg GCTCCGTCTTGGTCGGCTGTGGGCAGGTAGCTTTGGATGCCGCCAATAAAGCCGCAGGCGAGGCCCAGGATGCCGTTCATCGACACACGAATGAAGCGGCCAGGTGCTCAGCAGACGTCCGCAGGTACGATGAGCAGGAGCGGCGGGTGGAGGCCGAGATCGCGGCCAACGAGCCGCGCCTGGCTCAGATAGACGTGGAGCGACAGGCGTTGGCCGTGCTACAGGGGGAGATCGTCGCCCTGCAGAATGGGCTGCGGAAATGTGTTACCTTCATGAACGGGCTAGTGGGGAAGGTCTGTGTGGCAAAGAGGCTCACCGAGGACCTGCTGATCTACGAGGAGCTAGCCAACGTCCTCGGAGAGGTCGTTCAGCACATCTTACCCACAATGAGCCCGGGAGGCGAGGCTGGCACGAGATTCCTGGCCACGGGGGAACTCCAGGGCCTCATTGACAAGTTAAAGTCGGGCAGCTGCAGCCTCAGAGCCCGGGCAGACGCCGAGTCAGCAGCAATTGAGTTTTAG